The following nucleotide sequence is from Pasteurella multocida.
TTACCTTTTCTAAATAAACTAGAAATTATTTGTTAATCACTTTACGACCACGATAGTAACCATCAGCAGTTACATGGTGACGTAAATGCTTTTCACCACTTGCTTTATCAACAGATATTGCAGCAGTGGTTAAGGCATCGTGTGAACGACGCATATCACGACGTGAACGAGATTTTTTGTTTTGTTGAACAGCCATTGGCTATACTCCTAAATTTACTTTTGCTTTAAACTAGCTAATACAGCGAACGGGTTCGGTTTTTTTGCCAGCGCTTCGGGCAATTCGCCAAAAACCTGTTCAGCCACGGACACTTCACAGTGTTCAGATGAATGCATTGGCACTATTGGCAGACTTAAAATTAATTCATCTTCAATCGCACCAACTAAATCTATTTCCCCAAACGCGTTAAATTCGATTGGTTCATAAATTTCGGGCAATACATCGGCTTGATCCAAATTAGCCACTGGACTGTAACAAAAAGTACAGTCAATCATTTGCACGAAGGGCTTTTCACAACGTTGGCAGATTAACTCTACTTCTACACTTGCTTGCCCCTTCATGACCACTAATTTTTGTGGATCAATAAAAAACGATAATCTAACCTGTGCATCGCTGAGCACTTTACTTACTGACTCATTAAGGCGCGTCAACTGATTAATAGCGTAATAGCCGTCATAATCTAAGCGTCGCTGCGCATCTTTTACTGGGTCAACAGTTAGGGGTAATTTTACCTTTTGCATAGGGCGTGAATATTACCGTTTGAGAACAAAATAGTCAAAGGAAATTATTACTTTTTACGTGAACCTCATGAGAAAGTATAAGAAAAATGATTTTCTCCACTTTTCAATACAAAAGCCTTATGGCGAATTGTTAATAAAACGTAGCAAAAATGCAAGATAACAGGAAAAAAGAGAGTGTTGATTCAAATTTTATCAAAAATAGCTCACAAATAACACGTTCGGCACTTTACAGTCTGATTTTTTTGCTTTATTAATAGAATTTCTTTTTACTCATAAAATAAAGGGAAAACTATGACAAACACAATGAAAAAAACAGGACTTAATGTGGCATTAGCAAGTATCTTTACGCTTTTTGCTACACAAACAACCTTCGCAGCAGAAGTACCCGCGGGCACCGAATTAGCCGCCAAACAAGAATTACGTTGGAATATTGGCTCCAACCCTGCTTCATTAGATCCACATAAAATTGAAGGAACACCAGAAGGCTTTACCTCCCGTCAATTATTCGAAACCCTAGTGATCTCTGATGCAGAAGGACATATTATCCCAGGTGCAGCGATCAAATGGGAACATAGCCCAGACTTTAAAAAATGGACATTCCATCTTCGTCCAGACGCAAAATGGTCAAATGGTGAACCTGTCACTGCTGAAGATTTCGTTTTCTCTTTCCAACGTTTAGCCGATCCAAACACGGCATCACCTTATTCTAGCTATCTAAAATACCTCAAATTATTGAATGCAGAAGATGTCGTAGCGGGTAAAAAACCAATTACAGAACTCGGTGTTAAAGCACTTGATGCGCATACGTTAGAACTGACCTTATCGGCAAGCGTGCCTTATGCAGATAAATTAACCGAGCATTATGTCTTAGCACCAGTCAACAAAAAATTAGTTGAACAATTCGGTGACAAATGGACAGATGTAAAAAATATCGTAGGTAATGGCGCATTTACGGTCAAAAATTGGACAATTAATGAAAAATTAGAATTAGTACCAAACCCACATTATTGGGATCATGCGAAAACCGTTTTAACAAGTGTAACACTGTACCCAATTGAATCAGAAAATACTGACGTGGCGCGTTATCGTGCAGGGGATTTAGACATCACCAACCACGCCTTACCAGTCGAGCTGTTTAGTAAACTAAAACAAGAATACCCAAATGAAGTTTATACTCCTGCGTCACTTTGTACTTATTTGTATGAAATTAACCACAAGAAACCACCATTTGATGATGTACGTGTCAGAAAAGCCCTTGCGATGGCACTCGATCGCGACATCATTACAGAAAAAGTGACAGCACAAGGTCAAGTACCGGCGTATAGCTTTACACCGCCATATATTAACGGTGGTGAAAAAATCGAAAAACCAGACTGGGTCGCACTCCCGCAAGCTGAGCGTAATAAACAAGCTGTAGCCTTGTTAAAAGAAGCAGGCTTTGATAAGAGCAATCCATTGAATTTCACATTGCTATACAACACTTCTGAAAACCACAAAAAAATTGCTTTAGCCGCCTCTTCATTGTGGCAAAAAAACCTCGCAGGTGCCGTGAAAGTGACGTTAGAAAACAAAGAGTGGAAAACTTACTTAGATACACGTCATCAAGGTAACTATCAAGTAACACGTGCGGGTTGGTGTGCGGACTATAATGAAGCAAGTACGTTCTTAAATTACTTCTTATCAACCAGTAGTAATAACACGGCCTTCTATAAGAGTGCTGAATTTGACAAACTGCTTTCAGAAACGTACTTAGCTGAAACAGATGCTCAACGCGCAGAGATTTATGCCAAACTCGAAGCGCAACTTGCTAAAGATGCAGCATTGGTTCCAGTCTATTACTATGTTGATCCACGTATGGTGAAACCTTATGTGAAAGGATTCCCAATCAATCATCCTGGTAAGAACTTCTATCTAAAAGATGTTTATTTAGTCAAATAATCATTTTGATATATTTTAGTGCGGTCACGACTTGGGTCACACCGACCGCACTTTTTTAGTTTTCGCACCTTGCGATCTATGGATTGGATTATCTTGTATGTTTAAATTAATTCTTCGCCGTCTTTTACAGGCAATTCCAACGCTTTTTATTTTAATTACGATTTCATTTTTCATGATGCGCTTAGCGCCAGGTAGCCCCTTTACCAGTGAAAAAAATTACCCAGCGGAAGTGATCGCCAATATTGAAGCCAAATATCATTTAAATGAGCCACTTTATAAACAATACCTGATCTATTTAAAAGATCTTGCGCATGGTGATTTTGGTCCTTCTTTTAAATACAAAGACTATACCGTCAATCAGCTCGTGTCAGCCGCCTTTCCTGTGTCATTCAAACTCGGCATTTCCGCGTTCTTTGTCGCACTTATCCTTGGCGTCAGCGCAGGTACTATTGCCGCACTGAAACAGAATAAATGGCTTGATTATGTGATCATGACCTTTGCTATGACTGGGGTGGTCATCCCCAGCTTTGTTGTTGCCCCATTGTTAGTTTTAATTTTCTCTATTTCATTAAAATGGTTACCGTCTGGCGGTTGGGAAGGCGGTGCATTTAAATTCATGCTGATGCCCATGATTGCTCTGTGCCTTTCTTATATTGCAAGTATTGCACGTATTACCCGTGGTTCCATGATTGAAGTCCTACATTCCAACTTCATTCGTACAGCTAAAGCAAAAGGCTTACCGATGCGTCGTATCCTACTCAAACACGCTTTACGTCCGGCTATGCTGCCCGTCATTTCTTATATGGGACCCGCTTTCGTGGGGATTATTACTGGCTCCATGGTGATCGAAAGTATTTTTGGTATTCCCGGGATTGGTCAACTGTTTGTGAATGGCGCACTGAATCGTGATTACTCACTTGTCCTAAGCCTCACTATTTTAGTCGGCGCCTTAACCATCGCATTCAATGCGATCGTCGATATTCTTTATGCGGTGATTGATCCCAAAATCCGTTATTAATTGGCAATTGTTGTAGGAAGTCAACTCATGTTAAACAATCAAAAAGATACTGAATTGCTAGAAGCGGTGACAGAAAAATTAGACACGCTTGAAGGTCGTAGCTTATGGCAAGATGCACGTCGTCGTTTTTTTCACAATAAAGCCGCCTTAACCAGCTTATTTGTGTTATTTTGCATTAGCTTGTTCGTCATTTTTGCGCCAATGCTCATGCCTTACCCTTATGACGAACTTGATTTTGGTGCAATTTCGATTCCACCTGAGTGGGAAACCATGCACTATTTTGGTACAGATGCCTCGGGGCGTGATTTATTAGTACGTGTGGCAATCGGAGGACGTATTTCTCTGTTAGTCGGCATTGCTGGTGCCTTAATTGCAGTCTTAGTCGGAACCTTATATGGTGCTACATCTGGCTATATTGGTGGCAAAGTCGATACCTTTATGATGCGCTTTTTGGAAATTCTTAACTCCTTTCCTTTCATGTTCTTTGTTATCCTTTTAGTCACTTTCTTTGGACGGAACATTTTCTTAATCTTCGTCGCAATTGGCATGGTGTCTTGGCTCGATATGGCAAGGATTGTACGTGGACAAACCTTGAGTTTGAAACAAAAAGAATTTATTGAAGCTGCGATTGTGTGCGGTGTATCTTCACGTCAAATTGTTTGGCGTCATATTGTGCCAAACGTACTTGGTGTCGTAGTCGTTTATGCCTCTTTACTTGTACCAGGCATGATCTTATTTGAATCCTTTTTAAGTTTCTTAGGTCTCGGCACACAGGAGCCTTTAAGTAGCTGGGGCGGTCTTCTCAATGACGGTGCAAAATCCATGGAGGCTGCGCCTTGGCTCTTAATCTTCCCCGCACTCTTTTTAGTCATTACCCTATTTTGTTTTAACTTTATCGGTGACGGGTTACGTGATGCGCTTGACCCGAAAGACCGTTAATACCCGCGCTTGGAGAGAAAAATGACAACTCACAATTTATTACTCGATGTACAAGATTTGCGCGTAACCTTTAAGACCCCAGATGGCGATGTTACTGCCGTCAATGATCTGACTTTTTCTTTAAATGCCGGTGAAACCCTCGGCATTGTCGGCGAATCTGGCTCAGGAAAATCGCAAACCGCCTTTGCTCTAATGGGGCTATTAGCAGATAACGGGCGAATTTCAGGATCAGCAAAATTTAATGGACAAGAGATTCTCAACTTGCCTGAAACACAACTTAACCGCTTGCGTGCTGAACAAATTGCGATGATCTTCCAAGATCCAATGACCTCGCTGAACCCTTATATGAAAATCGGCGAACAGCTAATGGAAGTACTGATGTTGCATAAAGGCATGGATCATAAAACTGCGTTTGAAGAATCGGTACGGATGTTAGATGCGGTGAAAATGCCGGAGTCACGTAAACGTATGAATATGTATCCGCATGAATTTTCCGGCGGTATGCGTCAGCGTGTGATGATTGCGATGGCATTACTTTGCCGTCCGAAACTCCTCATTGCGGATGAACCCACAACTGCGCTCGATGTGACGGTGCAAGCTCAAATCATGACTTTATTAAACGAATTAAAAAGTGAGTTTAATACCGCCATTATCATGATTACTCACGATCTCGGTGTGGTCGCAGGAATTTGCGATAATGTGTTGGTGATGTATGCAGGCAGAACCATGGAATACGGCACCGCTGAGCAAATTTTCTATACCCCAAGCCACCCTTATTCTATCGGCTTAATTGGTGCAGTGCCTCGCGTTGACGGACAGGAAGAAGAACTCATTACTATTCCGGGTAATCCACCTAACTTATTACGCTTACCGAGTGGCTGTCCTTTCCAACCACGTTGCGTTC
It contains:
- the rpmF gene encoding 50S ribosomal protein L32, coding for MAVQQNKKSRSRRDMRRSHDALTTAAISVDKASGEKHLRHHVTADGYYRGRKVINK
- the oppC gene encoding oligopeptide ABC transporter permease OppC — protein: MLNNQKDTELLEAVTEKLDTLEGRSLWQDARRRFFHNKAALTSLFVLFCISLFVIFAPMLMPYPYDELDFGAISIPPEWETMHYFGTDASGRDLLVRVAIGGRISLLVGIAGALIAVLVGTLYGATSGYIGGKVDTFMMRFLEILNSFPFMFFVILLVTFFGRNIFLIFVAIGMVSWLDMARIVRGQTLSLKQKEFIEAAIVCGVSSRQIVWRHIVPNVLGVVVVYASLLVPGMILFESFLSFLGLGTQEPLSSWGGLLNDGAKSMEAAPWLLIFPALFLVITLFCFNFIGDGLRDALDPKDR
- the yceD gene encoding 23S rRNA accumulation protein YceD, with protein sequence MQKVKLPLTVDPVKDAQRRLDYDGYYAINQLTRLNESVSKVLSDAQVRLSFFIDPQKLVVMKGQASVEVELICQRCEKPFVQMIDCTFCYSPVANLDQADVLPEIYEPIEFNAFGEIDLVGAIEDELILSLPIVPMHSSEHCEVSVAEQVFGELPEALAKKPNPFAVLASLKQK
- a CDS encoding ABC transporter ATP-binding protein — translated: MTTHNLLLDVQDLRVTFKTPDGDVTAVNDLTFSLNAGETLGIVGESGSGKSQTAFALMGLLADNGRISGSAKFNGQEILNLPETQLNRLRAEQIAMIFQDPMTSLNPYMKIGEQLMEVLMLHKGMDHKTAFEESVRMLDAVKMPESRKRMNMYPHEFSGGMRQRVMIAMALLCRPKLLIADEPTTALDVTVQAQIMTLLNELKSEFNTAIIMITHDLGVVAGICDNVLVMYAGRTMEYGTAEQIFYTPSHPYSIGLIGAVPRVDGQEEELITIPGNPPNLLRLPSGCPFQPRCVHATKQCLKAPALTLLNDQRLRACFVPAEQLIRGNAS
- the oppB gene encoding oligopeptide ABC transporter permease OppB; this translates as MFKLILRRLLQAIPTLFILITISFFMMRLAPGSPFTSEKNYPAEVIANIEAKYHLNEPLYKQYLIYLKDLAHGDFGPSFKYKDYTVNQLVSAAFPVSFKLGISAFFVALILGVSAGTIAALKQNKWLDYVIMTFAMTGVVIPSFVVAPLLVLIFSISLKWLPSGGWEGGAFKFMLMPMIALCLSYIASIARITRGSMIEVLHSNFIRTAKAKGLPMRRILLKHALRPAMLPVISYMGPAFVGIITGSMVIESIFGIPGIGQLFVNGALNRDYSLVLSLTILVGALTIAFNAIVDILYAVIDPKIRY
- a CDS encoding ABC transporter substrate-binding protein, encoding MTNTMKKTGLNVALASIFTLFATQTTFAAEVPAGTELAAKQELRWNIGSNPASLDPHKIEGTPEGFTSRQLFETLVISDAEGHIIPGAAIKWEHSPDFKKWTFHLRPDAKWSNGEPVTAEDFVFSFQRLADPNTASPYSSYLKYLKLLNAEDVVAGKKPITELGVKALDAHTLELTLSASVPYADKLTEHYVLAPVNKKLVEQFGDKWTDVKNIVGNGAFTVKNWTINEKLELVPNPHYWDHAKTVLTSVTLYPIESENTDVARYRAGDLDITNHALPVELFSKLKQEYPNEVYTPASLCTYLYEINHKKPPFDDVRVRKALAMALDRDIITEKVTAQGQVPAYSFTPPYINGGEKIEKPDWVALPQAERNKQAVALLKEAGFDKSNPLNFTLLYNTSENHKKIALAASSLWQKNLAGAVKVTLENKEWKTYLDTRHQGNYQVTRAGWCADYNEASTFLNYFLSTSSNNTAFYKSAEFDKLLSETYLAETDAQRAEIYAKLEAQLAKDAALVPVYYYVDPRMVKPYVKGFPINHPGKNFYLKDVYLVK